The following are encoded together in the Kutzneria kofuensis genome:
- a CDS encoding YczE/YyaS/YitT family protein: protein MIAGASAMGAGLALMIRAHLGAQPWDVLHLALAKLLGVSPGTVIIGVALLVLLFWWPLRQRPGLGTLATTILPGVSCDLVLSVVPVPDDLVPRAALLAGGISAFAAGTALVIRAGLGPGARDGLMTGACARWGWSVRTVRTCLELGVLVLGLVLTDPMQAIRTGTAGPGTIAIALTLGPLLGLLLKQRAKREAQPS from the coding sequence GTGATCGCCGGCGCGTCGGCGATGGGCGCGGGCCTGGCCCTGATGATCCGCGCTCACCTCGGCGCGCAGCCGTGGGACGTGCTGCACCTGGCGCTGGCCAAGCTGCTCGGCGTCTCCCCGGGCACGGTGATCATCGGCGTGGCGCTGCTGGTGCTGCTGTTCTGGTGGCCCCTGCGCCAGCGCCCCGGCCTGGGCACGCTGGCCACGACCATCCTGCCCGGCGTCTCCTGCGACCTGGTGCTCTCGGTCGTGCCGGTGCCCGACGACCTCGTGCCCCGGGCGGCACTGCTGGCCGGCGGCATCAGCGCCTTCGCGGCCGGCACCGCGCTGGTGATCAGGGCCGGCCTCGGCCCGGGGGCCCGCGACGGCCTGATGACCGGCGCCTGCGCTCGCTGGGGCTGGAGCGTCCGAACCGTCCGAACCTGCCTGGAGCTGGGCGTTCTCGTGCTGGGACTGGTGCTCACCGACCCCATGCAGGCCATCCGCACCGGCACCGCCGGCCCCGGCACGATCGCGATCGCCCTCACCCTCGGGCCGCTGCTGGGACTGCTGCTCAAGCAGCGGGCCAAGCGCGAGGCCCAGCCGTCATGA
- the ileS gene encoding isoleucine--tRNA ligase produces MNERAFSPLPTEIDLPAVELEILDRWRSTDVFRRSLEQTADGPRWGFYEGPPTANGKPGTHHVEARVFKDLFPRFKTMKGHHVERRAGWDCHGLPVELAVEKELGFTKKQDIEAYGIAEFNARCRESALRNVADFARMTERMGYWTDLDNAYMTMAPAYVESVWWSLKQVFDKGLLVEDYRVTPYCPRDETPLSDHEVAQGYQDDVDPSVYVRFPLTSGPWQGANLLVWTTTPWTLPSNTAVAVHPEATYVLAAHDDEKVVTAEQLLPEGAEVLERLSGAELAGASYRRPLDLVPLSEFGDDAFRVFTADYVTMDSGTGIVHLAPAFGAEDMAVARQHGLPMVNPIGVNGHFLDDVPLIGGLFFRDANEPVIAELTERGLLLKHEPYPHSYPHCWRCGTALIYYALPSWFIRTTAIKDQLVAENERTTWHPAHIKHGRYGAWLNNNVDWALSRNRFWGTPLPIWRCADNHQTCVGSLAELSTLVGTDLKDLDPHRPFVDEVAFPCPDCGAEARRVPQVIDVWYDSGAMPFAQWGAPHRNQAEFEASYPAQYICEAIDQTRGWFYSMMTVGTLVFDRSSYETVLCLGLILDAEGRKMSKHLGNILDPFDLFDKYGADTVRWLMLAGGSPWADRRVGDEVLSEIVRKVLLTYWNAASFLLRYADLADWRPSKFTGERHVMDRWLLAELHSVVADVDAALEAFDSAAAGRRLTAFIDDLSNWYIRRSRRRFWQAEPSAMATLHETLDVLTRLMAPFVPFVTDYIWQHLHEDADSVHLASWPSAADLPADPALVAQMRLVRDLVELGRSTRAAHKIRTRQPLARAMVHAPGFADLDADLREQIAEELNVRAVEPMTTELVEVTVKPNFRVLGKRFGPRMQQLAKAIAAAGTPVDGTLAVDLDGETITLAGDDLVLTEQPRKGWAVTTVNGTSVALDLELDEELTLAGLARDAVRLVQETRKGIGLDIADRIRLWWTSDREDVAAAMRRHGDLLAEEVLADEVTEGAGDKEPTVFEELGLSVWLAKV; encoded by the coding sequence GTGAACGAACGCGCCTTCTCCCCGCTGCCGACCGAGATCGACCTGCCGGCGGTCGAGCTGGAGATTCTGGACCGCTGGCGGTCCACCGACGTGTTCCGGCGCTCGCTCGAGCAGACCGCCGACGGACCGCGCTGGGGCTTCTACGAGGGACCGCCGACGGCCAACGGCAAGCCCGGCACACACCACGTCGAGGCGCGCGTGTTCAAGGACCTGTTCCCCCGGTTCAAGACCATGAAGGGCCACCACGTCGAGCGCCGGGCCGGTTGGGACTGCCACGGACTGCCGGTGGAACTGGCCGTGGAGAAGGAACTCGGGTTCACCAAGAAGCAGGACATCGAGGCGTACGGCATCGCCGAGTTCAACGCCCGCTGCCGCGAGTCGGCGCTGCGCAACGTGGCCGACTTCGCCAGGATGACCGAGCGCATGGGCTACTGGACCGACCTCGACAACGCCTACATGACCATGGCGCCGGCCTACGTCGAGAGCGTCTGGTGGTCGCTGAAGCAGGTCTTCGACAAGGGCCTGCTCGTCGAGGACTACCGCGTCACGCCGTACTGTCCGCGCGACGAGACGCCGCTGTCCGACCACGAGGTCGCGCAGGGCTACCAGGACGACGTCGATCCCTCGGTGTACGTGCGGTTCCCGCTGACCTCCGGCCCGTGGCAGGGCGCGAACCTGTTGGTGTGGACGACGACGCCGTGGACGCTGCCGTCGAACACCGCCGTAGCCGTGCATCCCGAGGCCACCTACGTCCTCGCGGCCCACGACGACGAGAAGGTCGTCACCGCCGAGCAGCTGCTGCCCGAGGGCGCCGAGGTTCTGGAACGCCTGAGCGGCGCGGAACTGGCCGGCGCGAGCTACCGGCGGCCGCTGGACCTGGTGCCGCTGAGCGAGTTCGGCGACGACGCGTTCCGGGTGTTCACCGCCGACTACGTGACGATGGACAGCGGCACCGGCATCGTGCACCTGGCGCCGGCGTTCGGCGCGGAGGACATGGCCGTCGCCCGCCAGCACGGCCTGCCGATGGTCAACCCGATCGGCGTCAACGGGCACTTCCTCGACGACGTGCCGCTCATCGGCGGCCTGTTCTTCCGTGACGCCAACGAACCGGTGATCGCCGAACTCACCGAGCGCGGCCTGCTGCTGAAGCACGAGCCGTACCCGCACAGCTATCCGCACTGCTGGCGCTGCGGCACCGCCCTGATCTACTACGCGCTGCCGTCCTGGTTCATCCGCACCACCGCGATCAAGGACCAGCTCGTCGCCGAGAACGAGCGCACCACCTGGCATCCGGCGCACATCAAGCACGGCCGGTACGGGGCGTGGCTGAACAACAACGTCGACTGGGCGTTGTCCCGCAACAGGTTCTGGGGCACGCCGCTGCCGATCTGGCGCTGCGCCGACAATCACCAGACCTGCGTCGGCTCGCTTGCCGAACTGTCCACTTTGGTCGGCACGGACCTCAAGGACCTCGACCCGCACCGGCCGTTCGTCGACGAGGTCGCCTTTCCCTGCCCCGACTGCGGCGCGGAGGCGCGCCGAGTGCCGCAGGTGATCGACGTCTGGTACGACTCCGGCGCGATGCCGTTCGCCCAGTGGGGCGCGCCGCACCGCAACCAGGCCGAGTTCGAGGCGTCCTATCCCGCGCAGTACATCTGCGAGGCGATCGACCAGACCCGCGGCTGGTTCTACTCGATGATGACCGTCGGCACGCTCGTGTTCGACCGGTCCTCGTACGAGACGGTGCTGTGCCTGGGGCTGATCCTCGACGCCGAGGGCCGCAAGATGAGCAAGCACCTCGGCAACATCCTCGATCCGTTCGACCTCTTCGACAAGTACGGCGCCGACACCGTGCGCTGGCTCATGCTCGCCGGCGGCTCCCCCTGGGCCGACCGCCGCGTCGGCGACGAGGTGCTCAGCGAGATCGTCCGCAAGGTCCTGCTGACCTACTGGAACGCCGCCTCCTTCCTGCTCCGCTACGCCGACCTGGCCGACTGGCGGCCCTCAAAGTTCACGGGCGAGCGGCACGTGATGGACCGGTGGCTGCTGGCCGAGCTGCACAGCGTCGTCGCCGACGTGGACGCCGCCCTCGAAGCCTTCGACTCCGCCGCGGCCGGTCGCCGGCTCACCGCGTTCATCGACGACCTGTCCAACTGGTACATCCGCCGGTCCCGGCGGCGGTTCTGGCAGGCCGAGCCGTCCGCGATGGCCACCCTGCACGAGACGCTGGACGTGCTGACCCGGCTGATGGCCCCGTTCGTGCCGTTCGTCACCGACTACATCTGGCAGCACCTGCACGAGGACGCCGACTCCGTGCACCTCGCCTCCTGGCCGTCGGCCGCGGACCTGCCGGCGGATCCCGCCCTGGTGGCACAGATGCGACTGGTGCGCGATCTCGTCGAGCTCGGCCGCTCCACCCGCGCCGCCCACAAGATCCGCACCCGCCAGCCGCTGGCCCGGGCCATGGTGCACGCCCCCGGCTTCGCCGATCTCGACGCCGACCTGCGCGAGCAGATCGCCGAGGAGCTCAACGTCCGCGCGGTGGAGCCGATGACCACCGAGCTGGTCGAGGTGACCGTCAAGCCGAACTTCCGCGTGCTGGGCAAGCGGTTCGGGCCACGGATGCAGCAACTGGCCAAGGCCATCGCCGCCGCCGGCACGCCCGTCGACGGCACGCTGGCCGTCGACCTCGACGGCGAGACGATCACGCTGGCCGGTGACGATCTCGTGCTCACCGAGCAGCCCCGCAAGGGCTGGGCCGTGACGACCGTGAACGGCACCTCCGTCGCGCTGGACCTGGAGCTCGACGAGGAGCTCACGCTGGCCGGCCTGGCCCGCGACGCCGTGCGGCTGGTGCAGGAGACGCGGAAGGGCATCGGCCTCGACATCGCCGACCGGATCCGGCTGTGGTGGACCAGCGACCGCGAGGACGTGGCCGCCGCGATGCGCCGGCACGGGGACCTGCTGGCCGAGGAGGTTCTCGCCGACGAGGTGACCGAGGGGGCCGGCGACAAGGAGCCCACCGTGTTCGAGGAGCTGGGTCTGAGCGTCTGGTTGGCCAAGGTGTAG
- a CDS encoding roadblock/LC7 domain-containing protein, with translation MTNQEPGDFAWFISDFVRRVPEVAHAVVVSADGLLLAGSHALPSDRAEQVSTVASGLVSLAKGAARCFDYGDVVQTIVEMRQGYLFLMSISDGSCLAVLAAPNCQMDVVAYEMSMLVERMASRLTPELRAQLIAAAAQN, from the coding sequence ATGACCAACCAGGAACCCGGCGACTTCGCGTGGTTCATCAGCGACTTCGTGCGCCGCGTGCCCGAGGTGGCGCACGCCGTCGTGGTGTCCGCCGACGGGCTGCTGCTCGCCGGGTCGCACGCGCTGCCGTCCGACCGGGCCGAGCAGGTGTCGACCGTGGCCAGTGGCCTGGTCAGCCTGGCCAAGGGCGCGGCCCGCTGCTTCGACTACGGCGACGTGGTGCAGACGATCGTGGAGATGCGGCAGGGCTACCTGTTCCTGATGTCGATCAGCGACGGGTCGTGCCTGGCGGTGCTGGCCGCCCCGAACTGCCAGATGGACGTCGTCGCGTACGAGATGTCCATGCTGGTGGAGCGGATGGCCAGCAGGCTGACCCCCGAGCTGCGGGCCCAGCTGATCGCGGCGGCCGCGCAGAACTGA
- the trxA gene encoding thioredoxin — MATVELTRENFDEVVGKGTVLVDFWAEWCGPCRMFGPVFEQSSEQHGDIVHAKVDTEAQQELAAAFNIRSIPTLMAVRDGVVVFNQAGALPAPALEDLIGQVQALDMDKVREQIAAAQQEQ; from the coding sequence ATGGCCACGGTGGAACTGACCCGCGAGAACTTCGACGAGGTCGTCGGCAAGGGCACGGTGCTGGTGGACTTCTGGGCCGAGTGGTGCGGCCCGTGCCGCATGTTCGGGCCGGTCTTCGAGCAGTCGTCCGAGCAGCACGGCGACATCGTGCACGCCAAGGTGGACACGGAGGCCCAGCAGGAGCTGGCGGCGGCGTTCAACATCCGCTCCATCCCGACCCTGATGGCGGTGCGCGACGGCGTGGTGGTGTTCAACCAGGCGGGCGCGCTGCCGGCGCCGGCGCTGGAGGACCTGATCGGCCAGGTGCAGGCGCTGGACATGGACAAGGTCCGCGAGCAGATCGCGGCGGCCCAGCAGGAGCAGTGA
- a CDS encoding ATP-grasp domain-containing protein, which produces MRALLLVRRGAPLTRSHVHTLRRKGFEPFVLSSLPSDGGAQFRRMCEQIEVEYSIAEGVAITSDEVAEVVKTVDGLVFCLTQADSLRPLMAEANRLLGAPDVPPHALVNTLDKHLMRRTLCADGLSGLDSVPVTDPTLRQRIAAGETFVVKPRRGVGSLCVGLAREWADVERLQRAFGEGPADADMMAEYFADNELIAESFFDGREISLEIIRQDGASVYAVDHDKALIEFGTDTVLERGMASPVTILTDEELARARSVAEQAMAVLGLTDGGYHVEMRVNADGVAEIVEINPRVGGGMVWESIHLQYDRSITDDWIDVLSSRPVAPLGERRCGSYAQLAYPREQRQLLGVDRNPAMPDPVIYDELIVPGDVPIAHREYFGALVLWRTELATHREEVAALVPVEYCSFVYSPGLSGRPVLLVLEPDWDTLRAAVAVDGVDVVVCHQGPVVVTPEYDDIRDGLALLVQVSDWSTVHSILETVAGAEIAGIMAPHDVTREAEALIRKALA; this is translated from the coding sequence ATGCGCGCACTGCTGCTCGTCCGGCGCGGCGCACCGTTGACCAGGTCGCACGTGCACACCCTCCGCCGGAAGGGCTTCGAGCCGTTCGTGCTGTCCTCGCTGCCGTCCGACGGTGGCGCGCAGTTCCGGCGGATGTGCGAGCAGATCGAGGTCGAGTACTCGATCGCCGAGGGTGTCGCGATCACTTCCGACGAGGTCGCCGAGGTCGTCAAGACCGTCGACGGCCTCGTTTTCTGTCTCACGCAGGCGGATTCGCTGCGCCCGCTGATGGCCGAGGCGAACCGGCTGCTCGGCGCGCCCGATGTGCCGCCGCACGCGCTGGTGAACACCCTCGACAAGCACCTCATGCGCAGGACCCTGTGCGCCGACGGGCTGTCGGGCCTCGACTCGGTGCCGGTGACCGACCCGACGCTGCGGCAACGGATCGCGGCCGGCGAGACGTTTGTCGTCAAGCCTCGGCGGGGCGTCGGCTCGCTGTGCGTGGGGTTGGCGCGCGAGTGGGCGGACGTCGAACGGCTGCAGCGGGCCTTCGGCGAGGGGCCGGCCGACGCGGACATGATGGCCGAGTACTTCGCCGACAACGAGCTGATCGCCGAGTCCTTCTTCGACGGCCGCGAGATCAGCCTGGAGATCATCCGCCAGGACGGCGCCTCGGTGTACGCCGTGGACCACGACAAGGCGCTGATCGAGTTCGGCACGGACACCGTGCTGGAGCGCGGCATGGCTTCCCCCGTCACGATTCTCACCGACGAGGAGCTCGCGCGGGCCCGATCCGTTGCCGAACAGGCGATGGCGGTGCTGGGCCTGACCGACGGCGGCTACCACGTCGAGATGCGGGTGAACGCCGACGGCGTGGCGGAGATCGTCGAGATCAATCCTCGGGTCGGCGGCGGCATGGTGTGGGAGAGCATCCACCTCCAGTACGACCGGTCCATCACCGACGACTGGATCGACGTGCTGTCGAGCCGGCCGGTCGCGCCGCTGGGCGAGCGCCGCTGCGGCAGCTACGCGCAGCTGGCCTATCCCCGTGAGCAGCGGCAACTGCTCGGCGTGGACCGGAATCCGGCGATGCCCGACCCCGTGATCTACGACGAGCTGATCGTGCCCGGCGACGTGCCGATCGCGCACCGCGAGTACTTCGGGGCGCTGGTGCTGTGGCGGACCGAGCTGGCCACGCACCGCGAGGAGGTCGCCGCGCTGGTGCCCGTGGAGTACTGCAGCTTCGTCTACTCCCCCGGACTGAGCGGCCGGCCGGTTCTCCTTGTGCTGGAACCCGATTGGGACACGCTGCGGGCGGCCGTCGCCGTGGACGGCGTGGATGTCGTGGTCTGTCACCAGGGGCCGGTGGTCGTCACGCCCGAGTACGACGACATCCGCGACGGGTTGGCGCTACTGGTTCAGGTGTCCGACTGGTCGACTGTACACAGCATACTGGAGACGGTAGCCGGGGCGGAGATCGCCGGCATCATGGCGCCGCACGACGTCACGCGCGAGGCTGAGGCGCTGATCCGGAAGGCTCTGGCGTAG
- a CDS encoding helix-turn-helix domain-containing protein, with translation MDPLPDSVWNAPEVRDAVASNSPSAVIAFARRAHGLRQDELGALAGFSQSAISRLEAGSNLAYDMRVLRIVQRTLNIPPHLLGLAEQGVATAELRERGGTDALVALLSARSARLPVTQEIVGELLVARRVINDADNWRVSAALKPAARELYELTDLLRRSARGEMRRILLSVAALYAEFVGWLHEESADADGAEQWTARAMQQAQAAEDRDMVAYTYVRMSQLAADDHDRMIGLARAAQREPAISPVLRVLALEQEARGLAQARDEAACLDRLEQATMLIDRVEHQATDEYRVGYWTDIEHLELQRASCLLDLGRPHEAITIYNRLRPRWGHICPWVQGVHTAKLARAYATVGDFDQAASAGLDAGSLARVTGSLHVTRELRELAPWPTIAEQVPAIG, from the coding sequence GTGGATCCGCTGCCCGATTCGGTGTGGAACGCGCCCGAGGTCCGTGACGCCGTCGCGAGCAACTCGCCGTCGGCGGTGATCGCCTTCGCCCGCCGGGCCCACGGCCTGCGCCAGGACGAACTCGGGGCGCTGGCTGGCTTCTCGCAGTCGGCGATCTCCCGCCTGGAAGCGGGCAGCAATCTCGCCTACGACATGCGGGTGCTGCGGATCGTGCAGCGCACCCTCAACATCCCGCCGCACCTGCTGGGCCTCGCCGAGCAAGGCGTCGCCACGGCCGAGCTGAGGGAACGCGGCGGCACGGACGCGCTGGTGGCGTTGCTCAGCGCCAGAAGCGCCAGGCTGCCGGTCACGCAGGAGATCGTCGGCGAGCTGCTGGTGGCCCGCCGGGTGATCAACGACGCGGACAACTGGCGGGTGTCGGCGGCGTTGAAACCCGCCGCCCGCGAACTGTACGAGCTCACGGACCTCCTGCGCCGGTCGGCTCGCGGTGAGATGCGGCGGATCCTGCTGTCGGTCGCGGCGCTGTACGCGGAGTTCGTCGGCTGGCTGCACGAGGAGAGCGCCGACGCGGACGGCGCCGAGCAGTGGACCGCCCGGGCGATGCAGCAGGCGCAGGCGGCCGAGGACCGGGACATGGTCGCCTACACCTACGTGCGGATGAGCCAGCTCGCCGCCGACGACCACGACCGCATGATCGGCCTGGCCCGCGCCGCCCAGCGGGAACCGGCGATCAGCCCGGTGCTGCGCGTGCTGGCGCTGGAACAGGAGGCCCGCGGCCTGGCGCAGGCCCGGGACGAGGCGGCCTGTCTCGACCGGCTGGAGCAGGCGACCATGCTGATCGACCGGGTCGAGCACCAGGCCACCGACGAGTACCGGGTCGGGTACTGGACGGACATCGAGCACCTGGAGCTGCAGCGCGCCTCCTGCCTGCTCGACCTGGGCCGGCCACACGAGGCGATCACCATCTACAACCGCCTCCGGCCGCGGTGGGGCCACATCTGCCCATGGGTCCAGGGCGTGCACACGGCCAAACTGGCCCGCGCCTACGCCACCGTCGGCGACTTCGACCAGGCCGCGTCGGCCGGCCTCGACGCCGGCTCGCTCGCCCGCGTCACGGGATCGCTGCACGTCACCCGTGAACTGCGCGAACTCGCCCCGTGGCCGACGATCGCGGAGCAGGTGCCGGCCATCGGGTGA